Part of the Paenibacillus sp. FSL R7-0273 genome is shown below.
TATGAGGAAGTGCGGGAAGATTTCCTGCGGGATAGAAGGCATACGCCGGGAAGAGAAACATGAGAGCAGCCGGAGGAGATCCGGCTGCTTATTGCTGCAGGTCAATTCTTTGTATGCTCCGTGAGGCTGAGCAGCAGCGCTTCATAATCTGTCTTGAGGCTGAGCAGTCTGCTGACGCTCTGCGTAAGTCCACCCGGCCGGTTGCGGCGGATCCAAAGTGTGCGGTATTCGTGCAGCAGAAGCTCAAGATCGCTGATCTGCCTGCGGATAACAGCCGGATCAAGCGTATCCGGCGCTCCGGCAAGCTTCAGCTTGATCCGGGCGAGCTGCACGGCATGCTTCACAAAACGGATGCTGTTCTCCAGCTCCAGCATGACAAGCTCTGCGTCCTCGCAGGCTAAGGACAGCTCCTCCAGGCGGCCCTCAATGCCGAGAATATACGCCTCCAGCTGATCTAGCTGCTCTGGACTAAGCTTGCCGGCAATTCCCATATTGTCCAGCCGGCTGCGCAGCAGCATGGACATCTCGGAATCATTGGGCCGCAGGGCTCCGGATTCCAGCCTGTAATAATTGCCGAGGTCAAGCAGCAGCTGACCGATCCCGGACGAACGGTCACGGAAGATCGAGCGGTTCAGGTATCCTGCCGTATCGGCTTCCAGGTTATTCTCGGCACCCCAGGCCAGCGCAGCCCCGTAGACGTAACCGGCATAGCTGACCGGCAGATGCTGCCAGTGGCCGAAGTCACCCCAGTCGGTGATGAGGTAGCCGATCGCGCCGTTCGCCTTGCCGTGTACAGCTGCGCTGCGCAGGTTGGCCAGCATGTTATCCGTGCGGCCGGTCAGCGAATTCCAGGAGCTTGTACCGGGACAGACATAGAAGGGGATTTGTGCCTCGCGGAATTTCAGGGTATCTGCTGCAAAGGGATGCTCCGCACTGTAGCCCCATTCCATCGCAATAATATCCTTCGGAAGAAGGGGGATCAGCTCAGGATGCTGGAGTATGATATCTCCCCAGAACTGCATCTTTTTCCCCCGGGCGGTGACCAGCTTATGAATTTCAAGCAGGAAGGACAGGTACAGCCGGCCCTTGCCCCCGGAATCGGCAAGGGCTTTACTCCGTCCAAGCCCCAGTTCATAAGTTTCATCACAGCCGACATTGAACTGCGCAGAAGTGAAGTAGGGCAGAAGATCATCGTACATTTTTCCCAGAAGCTCAAGAACCCCGGGGTGCTCTGTACGGAATGTGCCCGGCTGCATGAACAGGCCGTCCGGATACAGGTCGTGGTCATACATATTCTCCGGGAGCATGAAGCCGTCGGGAATTTCCGCCAGATGGTTAAATTCCGGACGGGTCAGCCAGTGCTCCATATGGCCGAAGCTGTTCTGGTTAGGCACAAGCTCGATAAAACGCTCTTGGCAATAGGCATTCAGTCGGAGTATTTCATCGCCCGTAACAGGTGTTTCCAGCTCCCAGACCTGGGGAAAGGACTCATAGGCAAACGGGGAACCTTCTATATATAGCTGCAGCTGATTGAGCTTCAGGTCAGCCATTAAATCAACAATTTTCAGTAGAGTCTCCAGCTTTGGGATTTTATTGCGGCTGATATCAAGCATCAGGCCGCGGGCGGCAAAATCCGGCTGGTCGCGGATGAGCAGGAAAGGCAGCTCTCTGCCGCACTGCTCCAGTATTTGCTTCAGTGTAGCTACAGCATAGTAGGCTCCTTCCGGAGTACTGTAGGTTATTGCGATACCGTCCGCTCCGGCTGCAATTTCGTAGCCCTGAGCAGGGAGCAGCGGACTGTAAATGAAGCTGGCCGCCGGCTGGATGGCAGGGCGGGAGCCGACGGACAGCGGCAGACTGAGCTGCAGCAGCTGGCTGATTACCTGCTGAAGCCTGCGGGCAGCGGGCAGTACGTCATGCTTCTCTGCTGGAGCGATAGTAATAGCGCCTCTTTGCGGGATACGAAATAGTCCTTCAGATACGGTAATAGTCTGGGGGCGGGGCAGAAGCTGCAGGGCACAGATTTCCGGCATAGCTGGGACACCTCTTATTCATGTAGAATATGATCAACATATTTAACGATAGCATGCTGAAACAGGAGGAGGAATAGAGCATATGCCCAAGGTCATGGATTATATGATCAGCCCTTATCCGGTCAGGATCATAGATCCGAAGCTGGATGCATCCATGCTCAGGCTGAAGTCCATCCGGATCGGGCAGGCCGGTCATCTGCCGGGCAGAACGCTGTTCCGCAGGCAGGTGGTGTTCAGCCACTGGGCCATGGTCTATATCGTATCGGGTTCAGGGAGCATTTCCGAGAATGGAGGCACTCCCCAGAAGGCTGGTGATGGAAGCCTGTTCTTTTTCCGGCCCGGCTGCAGCTACAGCTATGGTCCGCCTCCCGGCGGGAGCTGGGATGAATACTATATCAATTTTACAGGAAGCCGGACGGATGAATGGCTGGAGGCAGGGCTTATAGCAGGCGGAAGCGTATTTCAGGCCGGAGGGCTCCACGGGCTCGCGGATTTTTTTGAGGAGGTTCTGGAGCTAATGGACGGGGGCGTTCCCGCTGATGCAGACCGGGCTGCGCTGCGGCTGGAGGCTATGCTGCTGGAATGCTCTTTCGCAGTCCGGGACCATCCACGGCTCTGGCAGCCCGGCGCTCTGCAGCTCATCCGCGGTGATCTGGAAGCCTGCATCTATGAGCAGCCTGACCTGGCAGAGCTGGCTGCAAAGCACCATATGTCCATGTCCACCCTGCGCCGGCTGGTCCGCAGCAGCAGCGGCTATCCGCTGCATGAATATGTCCACAGGCTCAAAATGGGAGAAGCAAAGCATCTGCTGCTGAACACCTCCCTGCAGGTCAAGGAGATTTCGGGCATGCTGCATTACACTGACCCGTTTTATTTCTCAAGACTGTTCAAGAAATACATGGGCCTCTCCCCGCAGCTCTGCCGCAGCAATATCCGTTAGCAGATTACAACGGAGTAAATAGCAGAATTTTGTCGGATTATGCTGATTTATGTTGACACTCATAAAAATGGGGTGCTATTATTTAGATAATATTAACAAAAATTTTAGTGCTTTCTAACTATGCTATGCCGGAGATGAAATCATGAGCGAATTTTACTGCATTTCCTGCCGTAGTCTCCATAAGGTTGATGTGCGTAATAATCATACTGTCCGTGTGCTTTCCACCGGTTATCATATCGTCGGGGAGCAGCGGTACCAGATTTGTATTTGTAATATTAAACAGCCGCAGCACGGGCCGGCAGTATCCGGATAAGTATTACCTTATCCGTATATGCCAGCAGCCGATATTGCCGCATGCCAAACAGCCTGTCCGCCGCCGGACAGGCTGTTTGGCATGCTTGCGGCAGGCAAATAAAGATCGGCTGTACTAGTTTTAGATGTGACGAATAAAAATATAATAAATTCCTCAAAAAAATTAGGTCGCAATGTTATTTATTTGAAAAGAAAACGTTGTCAATAAACATAGAAACTTGTTATTGTGATTTTTCTCATGTATGATGCTTTTAAACAAGGCTTTGATAAGCTCGCATTTTCCAAAAAAGGTGGAGAATAGGGTGGTGGGATGAAAATCAAAACAACCGCGGAAGACAAAATGATTGCTTTTTACAGATACTTTTCTTTGTCCCTCACATCTCTGATGTACCTCCTGGACCATACGGGGCCTTCCGTCATTTATAAATCCCTATTAATCGTCTCGCTTTTCTTAATTGCACAAGCATTCGTAATTACTTACCGGAGGCTCCGGACCAGACCGCGGGTTCTGATGCTCGCAGTCAGCATAGAGATGGCTGGCGTTATTGCACTGACCTTACTGACAGGCGGTTTTGACAGTGTATTCAAGCTTTACGTGCTTAACCCTGTTCTTATCGCGGCAGGATCGTTATCCATGTATTTCGGGTGGGGACTGCTGCTGAGCTATATTGTTATTGTAACCGGCTTTTGCTATATATTTGTTAATTCTGCGGGCAAATCGGTAACGGATGCAGTATTGCAGAACGGTAACCTGTTTCTAGCCCTGGTTCTTGCGGTTATAGTAATGCAGATGGTTAACAGGATCAAGCGGCAGCGGGAAGAAGCGAACGCGCGGACCAACGAAACCATGGAGCATATTAAATCGCTCTATCACATCGTCGAAACCTCCAGCCAGCATGACTTCATGAACATTGGCCAGGTCATTACCGATTACGTGGTGAAGCTGACCAAGCTGGATAAGGCCTTATTCTGGTTTGCCAAAAAAAGCGGTGAGCCTGCCCCGCAGAGCCGGCAGACCGGATGGCAGCATGAAGAGGAACGTTTTTTGTTCACAGAGCTGGAAAAGCATGAGCACGAATGGAGGCTGCAGCGTGAGCCGGTGTTCAAGAGTATGCCTGGCCTTGGCGACTTTTTGCTGATGCCGGTAAGAATGAGCACCCGATTTGTCGGTATGATCGGCGTGAAGCTGGAATCCTCGGAGGGACTTGAGGGACGCAGGTGGTACATTCAGCAGCTGATGTTTCTGTCAGAGCTGAGTGCGATTATTCTGGAGCGGCATGAGCTGGGTGTCATCGAGAACCGTCTGATCATCACGAATGAGCAGAACCGGATCGCCGATGAAATGCATGACAGCGTATCGCAGAGCCTGTTCGGCATTGTGTACGCAACCCATTCGCTGAAGCAGACCTGGCGTAAAATGTCCGACTCCGAGCTTGAGGAGCAGATTGACCTGATTCATGACTCGGCAACGCGGGTTGCCAAGGAGCTGCGGATAACGATTTACAGCCTCAGCTCCAAGAAGAGCGGCGGACCAACCTGGCTGGGGATGGTCAGATCACATCTCAAGAGCCTGTCGAGGCTCAATGATGTGGAGATTGAACTGAAAATAACGGGGGATGATTTCAGCCTCCCTTATCCTTACCACAAGGCACTCTTCCGGATTATATCCGAAGCGACAGGCAACGCCATACGTCATGGTGCGGCCAGCCGGGTGGATGTTGAGCTGTCACTGAAGCCTAAATGGATCAGACTGTCTATTACAGACGACGGAATCGGTTTCGATACGGATCTGCTGTGGACTACGTCTGAAGATACCACCGGCGGGCTTGGCATGAAGAATATGCAATATCTGACTCAGTCGCTGGGCGGAGAGTTCCATATCTCCAGCAGCGAGAATGCAGGCACCAAAATTTCAATTTCGATACCTGTCGGCGTGGCTGAATTAAAGAATGCATAAACTTTAGGCAGGAGGTCATTCAAGTGAATATCGTCATTGTTGATGATCACCCGTTGGTGAGAAGAGGATTGGCAGCGGTCATCTCCATGCAGCCTAATCTGCACTTTGCAGGCGAAGCAACGAATGGCCAGGAGGCTCTTCTGGTTATCGAAGAGACACAGCCTGATCTTGTGCTGATTGATTTGCGGCTGGCGGACGAGTCGGGCCTTGATGTCATCAAGAGTGCACGGGCGCGCGGACTTACCAGCAAGTTCATCCTGCTCACCTCCTCGGCCAGCCGGGAAGACTTCCTCAAAGCGGAAGAGGTACTGGTTGACGGATATGTGCTGAAGGAAGCCTTGCCGGAGGAGCTGCTGTTTGCGATCCAGCTGGTCTACAAGGGCCGCAAGTATTATGATCCCGGCCTGATGGAAGATAAGATGCGGATGAGCGGCAGCAGTCCTACCGATGAATTGACACCCAAGGAAAAGGAAGTGCTGATTGAACTCGGCCAGGGTGCGTGCAATAAGGACATTGCTTCGCGCCTGTTCATCAGTGAATTCACTGTTAAGAAGCATGTAAGCCAGATTCTTGCGAAGCTGCAGGTTGCAGACCGGACACAGGCGGCGCTGTATGCTAATGCAGTTGGACTGACTAAGTACGAAATGTCCTATGATTAACAGCACTTTATAACTTTTATAGCAGCAGAACACGGACAGGATTGTCCGTGTTTTTTTGTGTAACAGTAAGAATATTACAGAAACAGCCCGGGTCTTTTCGTAAAGACCCGGGCTGTTTCTGTGCACTCTTTTTCAATAAATCTAACGTGCGATGTAGGTAATCTTCTTCTATATAAGGGGAGGTTTATGGCTGCCGTCGGCTTAGCTTCCATCCTTTCGGAGGCTTTTCAGCCGGATATGGTACTAAAGTATACCATTCTGCCCTGCATATGCACCAATTTCAATCCCTCGAAAGTGAACATTAAAGTGATGGGAGGAGCCATGTGGCAACCCGTACAGATTGATAGAATAAAACACAAGATATCTGAAACTTTCATGAATGCTTTCAGAACGTAATGAATGCGGAAGGAGGGTTACTGTGGAAAAGACGATTTTAGATTACATTAACCTGATTAAGAAGAGGCTCTGGCTGATCACGATTTTTGTATTAATCTCCTGTGCCACCACCTTCTATGTCAGCAAGAACTTCGTTACACCCGTCTACTCCGCCTCCGGACAGCTGCTGGTCAACAATACCGCAAATGTACCCGAGAGCAACAATCTCAACAACCTGAACTTCAGCCTGAACCTCATCGAGAGCTACAAGGAAATTATGAAGTCCCCCGCAATTCTCAGCAGTGTTGTGGCTGATCATCCTGAGTTTGGCCTCACGGAAGAACAGCTTGCCGCAAAGCTGCAGGTAAGATCCTCTGAGAAAAGCTCGGTCATCAATCTGAGTGTGCAGGACGAAAGCTACAGCACGGCGGCGAACATTGTAAACGCGGTTTCGCAAAGCTTCATCCGCAGCCTGCCGTCACTGATGATGCTGGACAATGTTACTTTCCTGACTCCCGCTGATCCGGCCGATGTTCCGGCACCGACCAACGGCGGTGTAGCCATGAATCTGATCATCAGCTTTGTCGTTTCACTTATGGCTGCTATCGGAATCATCCTGCTGCTGGAAACGCTGAATGGAACCCTTCGCACGGAGAAGGAAGCAGAGTTTGACGTTGGACTGCCGGTCATTGCCAGCATTCCGGTCATCCGCAAGCGTGACTTGGGCAAAGCAGGTAATGCCGATGCAAGAGTAGGGGAGGGTGCTTATGTTA
Proteins encoded:
- a CDS encoding beta-N-acetylhexosaminidase — protein: MPEICALQLLPRPQTITVSEGLFRIPQRGAITIAPAEKHDVLPAARRLQQVISQLLQLSLPLSVGSRPAIQPAASFIYSPLLPAQGYEIAAGADGIAITYSTPEGAYYAVATLKQILEQCGRELPFLLIRDQPDFAARGLMLDISRNKIPKLETLLKIVDLMADLKLNQLQLYIEGSPFAYESFPQVWELETPVTGDEILRLNAYCQERFIELVPNQNSFGHMEHWLTRPEFNHLAEIPDGFMLPENMYDHDLYPDGLFMQPGTFRTEHPGVLELLGKMYDDLLPYFTSAQFNVGCDETYELGLGRSKALADSGGKGRLYLSFLLEIHKLVTARGKKMQFWGDIILQHPELIPLLPKDIIAMEWGYSAEHPFAADTLKFREAQIPFYVCPGTSSWNSLTGRTDNMLANLRSAAVHGKANGAIGYLITDWGDFGHWQHLPVSYAGYVYGAALAWGAENNLEADTAGYLNRSIFRDRSSGIGQLLLDLGNYYRLESGALRPNDSEMSMLLRSRLDNMGIAGKLSPEQLDQLEAYILGIEGRLEELSLACEDAELVMLELENSIRFVKHAVQLARIKLKLAGAPDTLDPAVIRRQISDLELLLHEYRTLWIRRNRPGGLTQSVSRLLSLKTDYEALLLSLTEHTKN
- a CDS encoding AraC family transcriptional regulator, coding for MPKVMDYMISPYPVRIIDPKLDASMLRLKSIRIGQAGHLPGRTLFRRQVVFSHWAMVYIVSGSGSISENGGTPQKAGDGSLFFFRPGCSYSYGPPPGGSWDEYYINFTGSRTDEWLEAGLIAGGSVFQAGGLHGLADFFEEVLELMDGGVPADADRAALRLEAMLLECSFAVRDHPRLWQPGALQLIRGDLEACIYEQPDLAELAAKHHMSMSTLRRLVRSSSGYPLHEYVHRLKMGEAKHLLLNTSLQVKEISGMLHYTDPFYFSRLFKKYMGLSPQLCRSNIR
- a CDS encoding sensor histidine kinase; this encodes MKIKTTAEDKMIAFYRYFSLSLTSLMYLLDHTGPSVIYKSLLIVSLFLIAQAFVITYRRLRTRPRVLMLAVSIEMAGVIALTLLTGGFDSVFKLYVLNPVLIAAGSLSMYFGWGLLLSYIVIVTGFCYIFVNSAGKSVTDAVLQNGNLFLALVLAVIVMQMVNRIKRQREEANARTNETMEHIKSLYHIVETSSQHDFMNIGQVITDYVVKLTKLDKALFWFAKKSGEPAPQSRQTGWQHEEERFLFTELEKHEHEWRLQREPVFKSMPGLGDFLLMPVRMSTRFVGMIGVKLESSEGLEGRRWYIQQLMFLSELSAIILERHELGVIENRLIITNEQNRIADEMHDSVSQSLFGIVYATHSLKQTWRKMSDSELEEQIDLIHDSATRVAKELRITIYSLSSKKSGGPTWLGMVRSHLKSLSRLNDVEIELKITGDDFSLPYPYHKALFRIISEATGNAIRHGAASRVDVELSLKPKWIRLSITDDGIGFDTDLLWTTSEDTTGGLGMKNMQYLTQSLGGEFHISSSENAGTKISISIPVGVAELKNA
- a CDS encoding response regulator produces the protein MNIVIVDDHPLVRRGLAAVISMQPNLHFAGEATNGQEALLVIEETQPDLVLIDLRLADESGLDVIKSARARGLTSKFILLTSSASREDFLKAEEVLVDGYVLKEALPEELLFAIQLVYKGRKYYDPGLMEDKMRMSGSSPTDELTPKEKEVLIELGQGACNKDIASRLFISEFTVKKHVSQILAKLQVADRTQAALYANAVGLTKYEMSYD
- a CDS encoding YveK family protein translates to MEKTILDYINLIKKRLWLITIFVLISCATTFYVSKNFVTPVYSASGQLLVNNTANVPESNNLNNLNFSLNLIESYKEIMKSPAILSSVVADHPEFGLTEEQLAAKLQVRSSEKSSVINLSVQDESYSTAANIVNAVSQSFIRSLPSLMMLDNVTFLTPADPADVPAPTNGGVAMNLIISFVVSLMAAIGIILLLETLNGTLRTEKEAEFDVGLPVIASIPVIRKRDLGKAGNADARVGEGAYVTAE